In Mangifera indica cultivar Alphonso unplaced genomic scaffold, CATAS_Mindica_2.1 Un_0014, whole genome shotgun sequence, the following are encoded in one genomic region:
- the LOC123205741 gene encoding nudix hydrolase 4-like — translation MAALVAKEPVVPLVSRTGRHLQRYCQMGFRQVVGCVPYRYKGIKQPQHEIDEEDIQVLLISSQKGKGMLFPKGGWELDESKVDAALRETVEEAGVTGIVEHELGKWNFKSKSHDTYYEGFMFSLLVKEQLEIWPEKNLRKRTWMSVAEARKACQYVWMKEALDRLVEELTSQRQP, via the exons ATGGCGGCTTTAGTTGCTAAAGAACCCGTTGTTCCTCTGGTTTCCCGGACTGGAAGACATTTACAACGCTATTGTCAGATGGGTTTCCGCCAAGTCGTTGG ATGCGTACCATATAGATATAAAGGGATTAAGCAGCCTCAGCATGAGATTGATGAGGAAGATATACAAGTTCTTCTCATCAGTTCACAAAAGGGCAAAGGGATGCTCTTCCCTAag GGAGGTTGGGAACTTGATGAATCCAAAGTAGATGCTGCTTTAAGAGAAACTGTGGAGGAAGCCGGGGTAACCGGAATTGTTGAG CATGAATTGGGTAAATGGAATTTCAAGAGCAAATCACATGACACTTATTATGAAGGATTCATGTTTTCTTTACTTGTTAAGGAGCAATTAGAAATCTGGCCGGAGAAAAATCTCCGAAAGAGAACCTGG ATGAGCGTGGCAGAAGCCAGAAAAGCTTGTCAATATGTGTGGATGAAGGAAGCATTGGACAGATTAGTTGAGGAACTAACGTCGCAACGACAACCCTGA
- the LOC123205738 gene encoding condensin complex subunit 3-like, which translates to MAETESEQRQLMTVMAKILDEIRTSYATHNRKLKQLRAVQSKYQSPAQFFSAFSKILIPLFGAQRRTASAERVVKFVSAFAVNNNDGFVEDFFKFLLIGAAAANKTARFRACQIISEIIMRLPDDIEVSDEILEEVIECMKVRVGDKVPVIRTFAIRSLSRFVNDSDNSDILYLFLEVLPLEQNVEVRKTIVLSLPPSNATSQAIVNCTLDVCESVRKSAYLVLANKFPLQSLSIKLRTIILQRGLADRSEAVSEECLKLLKDHWLAKFCNGNSVELLKYLDVETYESVGESVMQALLRDGLVKVSDGESIREYISSAGDEIEGNSSSHDNQSIQLMEPEVALYWRSLCRHLQMEAQAKGSDAAATLGTEAAVYAAEASDKHDLLERILPATVSDYVNLVKTHIDAGPNFRFASRQLLLLGEMLDFSDVTIRKVAGAFVQDLLHRPLEYEMVDEGNKVVIGDGINLGGDKDWADAVSRLATKVHAAAGEFEEVILEVVKKLAQPCRERTADFMQWMHCLAVTGLLLEKAKSFHLVQEKATEFAELLQSLLLPGAKHVHLDVQRVVVRCLGLFGLLQDKPSEELVKQLRLSFTKGPHTVSMMACKALIDLGMWHGPLEVDKAMGQDLSFQPQSDKMTFSPINLSEIDEDLNIGLLDLLYSGLETSDWGKSLEGDENESIQAVLGEGFAKILLLSEKYPSIPAALHPLILVKLINLYFSNESKDLQRLKQCLSIFFEHYASLSANHKKCLSKAFVPVMRSMWPGIYGNAGGSSMVVSNKRKRAVLASKFMLQMMQAPLYGKEKEVEGGNGSRELPETLDSKDYSLQYGEEGLAIRIAIEVLSFHMKKTPAERSYVSALCRILVLLHFRLSEQGAIKLMRKLLSRVFESVSAEKDLVKELKPMAERLKGLEKHPDEELSQDEANTIIGSLDLDFNLDTSVPAAVPQTPAPCSTRPTRSRRRVKREETSSDEEDSHTSIQSLVPNIPATTSARSQRASKTVALSKMTAKMDRIRIEEDDEEESSESEVTSDEDSDQFTE; encoded by the exons ATGGCGGAAACTGAATCAGAACAGAGGCAATTGATGACGGTAATGGCTAAAATCCTGGACGAAATTCGAACATCATATGCCACACACAACCGTAAGCTCAAACAACTCCGAGCCGTTCAATCAAAATATCAATCTCCGGCCCAGTTCTTCTCCGCCTTCTCCAAAATCCTAATTCCTCTTTTCGGCGCCCAGCGGCGCACCGCCTCCGCTGAGCGCGTGGTTAAATTTGTTTCGGCCTTCGCGGTAAACAATAATGACGGATTTGTGGAGGacttttttaagtttcttttgATTGGTGCTGCAGCTGCCAACAAAACCGCTAGATTTCGAGCTTGTCAGATAATTTCTGag ATCATAATGCGGTTGCCTGATGACATTGAAGTCAGTGACGAGATATTGGAGGAGGTGATAGAATGCATGAAAGTAAGGGTAGGGGACAAGGTTCCTGTAATTCGTACATTTGCAATCAGGTCTCTTTCACGGTTTGTAAATGATTCGGACAACAGTGACATTCTTTATTTATTCCTTGAGGTGCTTCCCCTTGAGCAGAATGTG GAGGTGAGAAAGACAATTGTGTTATCATTGCCTCCTTCAAATGCAACTTCACAAGCAATTGTCAATTGCACCCTAGATGTTTGTGAGTCAGTGCGCAAATCTGCATATCTTGTACTGGCTAATAAATTTCCTCTTCAAAGCCTCAG CATCAAGCTTAGAACAATAATTCTTCAGAGAGGACTTGCTGATCGTTCTGAAGCTGTTTCAGAGGAGTGTCTGAAATTATTGAAAGACCACTGGCTAGCCAAGTTCTGCAATGGAAACTCTGTAGAACTTCTCAAGTATCTTGATGTTGAAACATATGAGTCAGTGGGGGAGTCTGTAATGCAGGCTCTTTTAAGAGATGGTTTAGTGAAAGTGAGTGATGGTGAAAGTATCAGGGAGTACATATCATCAGCTGGTGATGAAATTGAAG GTAACTCATCATCACATGACAACCAAAGCATCCAATTAATGGAACCAGAGGTTGCTCTTTATTGGAGGAGTCTATGCAGGCACCTACAGATGGAAGCACAG GCAAAAGGTTCTGATGCTGCTGCTACATTGGGCACTGAAGCAGCAGTATATGCTGCTGAAGCTTCAGACAAACATGACCTTCTTGAAAGAATTCTTCCTGCAACAGTTTCTGATTATGTAAATTTGGTTAAAACTCATATAGATGCTG GACCAAATTTTCGCTTTGCATCTAGGCAGTTACTGTTGCTTGGTGAGATGCTTGATTTTTCTGATGTTACAATCAGGAAAGTTGCTGGTGCATTTGTGCAAGACTTATTGCACAGGCCACTGGAATATGAAATGGTTGATGAGGGGAACAAGGTTGTCATAGGAGATGGCATAAATCTTGGTGGTGACAAAGACTGGGCTGATGCAGTATCCAGATTGGCAACAAAAGTCCATGCTGCCGCCGGTGAATTTGAAGAAGTTATTCTTGAGGTTGTGAAAAAGCTTGCTCAGCCCTGCAGGGAGAGAACCGCTGACTTTATGCAGTGGATGCATTGTCTTGCTGTGACTGGTCTTCTATTGGAAAAGGCAAAATCATTTCATTTGGTCCAAGAAAAGGCTACAGAATTTGCCGAACTTCTGCAATCTTTATTGCTTCCTGGG GCAAAACATGTTCACTTGGATGTGCAGAGGGTTGTGGTCAGATGCCTTGGCCTCTTTGGATTATTACAGGATAAGCCAAGTGAGGAACTGGTAAAGCAGTTGAGGCTCTCTTTTACAAAAGGCCCCCATACAGTTAGCATGATGGCTTGTAAGGCATTAATTGATCTTGGGATGTGGCATGGTCCACTAGAAGTTGACAAGGCCATGGGGCAGGATCTTTCCTTCCAACCTCAATCTGATAAGATGACTTTTAGTCCAATAAACCTTTCAGAAATAGATGAGGATTTGAATATTGGATTACTTGATCTTTTATACTCTGGACTTGAGACGAGTGATTGGGGAAAATCTTTAGAAGGTGATGAAAATGAGTCAATTCAAGCTGTTCTTGGAGAGGGGTTTGCAAAAATTCTTCTTCTTAGCGAAAAGTATCCAAGTATACCAGCTGCTTTACACCCTTTGATCTTAGTCAAGCTCATCAACCTGTATTTCAGTAATGAATCAAAAGATCTGCAGAG GTTGAAACAGTGCCTATCTATTTTCTTCGAGCATTATGCTTCCCTCTCAGCAAATCACAAG AAATGTTTGTCCAAGGCTTTTGTGCCAGTCATGCGTTCTATGTGGCCGGGCATCTATGGAAATGCCGGAGGTTCTTCAATGGTGGTGTCGAATAAGCGTAAGCGAGCAGTCCTAGCATCAAAATTCATGCTGCAGATGATGCAGGCTCCCTTATAtgggaaagaaaaggaagtggaGGGGGGAAATGGTAGTAGAGAACTGCCAGAGACCTTAGATAGCAAGGACTATTCACTGCAGTATGGGGAGGAGGGGCTTGCAATACGCATAGCAATTGAG GTGCTGAGCTTCCATATGAAAAAGACACCTGCTGAGCGGTCATATGTTTCAGCCCTGTGTAGAATACTTGTCTTACTCCATTTCCGGTTATCAGAGCAAGGGGCAATAAAGTTAATGAGGAAGCTTTTGAGTCGTGTGTTTGAATCTGTCTCAGCTGAAAAGGATCTTGTGAAGGAGTTGAAGCCAATGGCTGAACGTCTTAAGGGACTAGAGAAACATCCCGATGAGGAACTTTCACAAGATGAAGCTAATACTAttatag GGAGTTTAGACTTAGACTTCAATCTGGATACCAGTGTTCCTGCTGCAGTGCCACAAACACCAGCCCCTTGCTCAACCAGACCAACCCGTTCAAGAAGACGCGTAAAGCGTGAAGAAACTTCCTCGGATGAAGAAGATTCTCATACTTCAATTCAATCTCTGGTTCCGAACATTCCCGCAACTACAAGCGCCCGCTCACAGAGGGCAAGCAAGACTGTCGCACTGTCCAAGATGACTGCTAAAATGGATCGCATCAGGatagaagaagatgatgaagaggaaAGCTCAGAGTCAGAGGTAACCTCTGACGAAGATTCAGACCAATTTACCGAATAA